From Anabaena cylindrica PCC 7122, one genomic window encodes:
- a CDS encoding DEAD/DEAH box helicase: MNLPHLMIDAHFQTLTTFPPRNFQREAIAKLLHRQNILLRAPTGSGKTETAIAPFLFAKTLNLDFPNKLIYVVPLRTLANSLRQRTETLVQRWSQTQNIPCPVVTLQTGENPEDPRFEGDIVFCTIDQMLSSFLNIPYSVGRGSANVNSGAIFASYLVFDELHLLDPDRSFTTVLKVLQQVKGISPFLLMTATLTNELATQIQGLIDNGNNSN, translated from the coding sequence TTGAACCTACCGCACTTGATGATAGATGCACACTTCCAAACCCTAACCACCTTTCCCCCACGCAACTTCCAACGAGAAGCGATCGCTAAACTCCTCCACCGTCAAAACATCCTCCTCCGCGCCCCCACAGGTTCAGGGAAAACCGAAACAGCGATCGCCCCTTTTCTCTTTGCAAAAACCCTCAACCTCGACTTCCCCAATAAACTAATCTACGTCGTCCCCCTACGCACCTTAGCCAACAGTCTGCGACAAAGAACAGAAACACTCGTTCAACGCTGGTCACAAACTCAAAATATCCCTTGTCCAGTCGTCACCCTACAAACAGGAGAAAACCCAGAAGACCCCCGTTTTGAAGGTGATATAGTCTTCTGCACCATTGACCAAATGTTAAGCAGTTTCTTGAATATTCCCTACTCAGTTGGTCGGGGTTCAGCTAACGTCAACTCTGGGGCAATATTCGCATCTTATCTAGTATTTGATGAACTGCATTTACTTGATCCAGACCGTTCTTTTACCACCGTTCTCAAGGTTTTACAACAAGTCAAAGGTATTTCCCCATTTCTGTTAATGACCGCCACATTAACCAATGAACTGGCTACGCAAATTCAAGGTTTAATAGACAATGGAAATAATTCAAATTGA
- the cas3 gene encoding CRISPR-associated helicase Cas3', translated as MEIIQIEDTDLQAIEGKRRRIFQAKSHPLNALEIIADIHTNQRKRVIIICNTVSQAQGLYRDLRELNHDETLNLTLLHSRFLPEHRAQKETFLKETFAENWQDDGTCYVLISTQVIEAGINITCQVMHSQLCPMNSLLQRAGRCARFQDEQGQVLVYRTIEVNQAYSTLAEADLEPETESTDKKQSFLPYPRETCESTWQVLQTHTESNQVNENVGFRTEENWINQVHTTEDLLQQQRRQNNQMQFEQHFEAAFFRGDQSFASELIRSVDSRSLFVWEETGFIDFEEEPIDPRKLMAFSVPVSTLCKVWRDSKNLEFGTDWIFKRIEAPKDKAETYSQPVCTEIKSRDSLINSIKILVNPRFIYYDENIGLLIGINEFGNGFISPPKPQRTIASEYRYNMDTYIGHLGCMWTCWHKPFKTLRLKNGEAESTIYNSIRNELLPAGTKLIKNKIFPHIQESEAAALFEILVFFAIFTHDLGKLQIKWQQVMRGWQAIAHSSFHGQNPKQHLLAHTDYNPDDKDQKTALKDHEKKHKRPNHAVESAFLARDILKQSLVPVLRDYFEADNEQIQYICHTVIMAAGRHHSAWAGGWSIADITKIKTIELHPEAQRAIAQSWQSMTRFLSQILPLTPANLSKSIYPIKKEFDLNQLNTADEFEYFHLYLLVVRALRLCDQRSVQL; from the coding sequence ATGGAAATAATTCAAATTGAAGATACTGATTTACAAGCGATTGAAGGTAAACGTCGTCGGATATTTCAAGCAAAATCTCATCCTCTTAATGCCTTAGAAATTATCGCAGATATACACACCAATCAACGAAAACGAGTTATAATTATTTGTAATACCGTTTCTCAAGCGCAGGGTTTATATAGAGATTTACGAGAATTGAATCATGATGAAACCCTAAATCTTACCCTGCTGCACTCCAGATTTTTACCAGAACATCGCGCCCAAAAAGAAACGTTCTTAAAAGAAACCTTTGCTGAAAATTGGCAAGATGACGGTACTTGTTATGTTCTAATATCTACTCAAGTAATTGAAGCAGGAATTAATATTACCTGCCAAGTTATGCACAGTCAACTTTGTCCCATGAACTCATTATTACAAAGGGCAGGACGTTGTGCAAGATTCCAAGATGAACAGGGTCAAGTTTTGGTTTATCGCACCATAGAAGTTAACCAAGCTTATTCTACCCTTGCAGAAGCAGATTTAGAACCAGAAACAGAAAGTACCGATAAAAAACAAAGTTTTCTGCCATATCCTAGAGAAACTTGTGAATCAACATGGCAAGTATTACAAACACATACTGAGTCAAATCAAGTTAATGAAAATGTCGGATTTCGCACAGAAGAAAATTGGATAAATCAGGTTCATACTACAGAGGATTTACTCCAACAGCAACGCCGACAAAATAATCAAATGCAGTTTGAGCAGCATTTTGAAGCAGCTTTTTTTAGGGGTGATCAATCTTTTGCCAGTGAGTTAATTCGGTCAGTTGATAGTCGGAGTTTATTTGTCTGGGAAGAAACCGGATTTATTGACTTTGAGGAAGAACCAATAGACCCCCGCAAATTAATGGCTTTTTCTGTTCCTGTCTCTACACTGTGCAAAGTTTGGCGAGATTCCAAAAACTTAGAATTTGGAACAGATTGGATTTTTAAACGAATTGAAGCACCCAAAGACAAAGCAGAAACCTATAGTCAACCTGTCTGTACAGAAATCAAATCCCGTGATTCATTAATTAACAGCATCAAGATTTTAGTTAATCCCCGCTTTATTTATTATGATGAAAATATTGGATTATTGATTGGCATTAATGAATTTGGTAATGGTTTTATTTCACCACCAAAACCACAGCGCACAATCGCCAGTGAATACCGTTATAATATGGATACATATATTGGGCATTTGGGTTGTATGTGGACTTGTTGGCATAAACCATTTAAAACCTTGCGTTTGAAAAACGGTGAAGCTGAATCAACGATTTATAATAGTATCAGGAATGAACTATTACCAGCAGGTACAAAATTAATTAAAAACAAGATTTTTCCCCATATCCAAGAGTCAGAAGCAGCAGCGTTATTTGAAATATTGGTATTTTTCGCTATCTTTACCCATGACCTGGGTAAACTACAAATTAAGTGGCAACAAGTAATGCGGGGTTGGCAAGCGATCGCTCATTCTTCATTCCACGGTCAAAACCCCAAACAACATTTACTGGCACACACTGACTATAACCCAGACGATAAAGACCAAAAAACAGCACTCAAAGATCATGAAAAGAAACACAAGCGTCCTAACCACGCTGTTGAAAGTGCATTCCTAGCCAGGGATATTCTCAAACAATCTTTAGTACCAGTATTACGTGATTATTTTGAGGCTGATAACGAACAGATTCAGTATATCTGTCATACAGTGATTATGGCTGCTGGTCGTCATCATTCTGCTTGGGCTGGTGGTTGGAGTATAGCAGATATAACTAAAATAAAAACTATAGAATTACATCCAGAAGCACAAAGAGCGATCGCCCAAAGTTGGCAAAGTATGACACGCTTCCTAAGTCAAATTTTACCATTAACACCAGCAAATTTAAGCAAAAGTATCTACCCAATTAAAAAAGAGTTTGACTTGAATCAGTTAAATACTGCTGATGAATTTGAGTATTTTCATCTCTACTTGCTGGTAGTTAGGGCTTTACGACTGTGTGATCAACGCTCAGTGCAACTTTAA
- a CDS encoding DevR family CRISPR-associated autoregulator, producing the protein MTKAKFPVYSISISGLLSLQLHALNNEGNEGNQSLTRRYYIIQDGMDEPEYVNGISGDMFKHIQSEHLHRVALESELSLSEGGKQFNPDRIGYDLEKNLSVFTDKDTDLAAKTGKVLQLCTISDLEGFMVTVKGGQTLKRDSVIEFGAVVGLPNLVKTQSYFHAKYGVDNPTPYNVQVSSGLYATVLNIEAFRIGYNPHTFNYSIDVSERKKRLDALLKSVLYTYLQPNGAKRNTHLPHPDNFEGVITVSSRRCPAPMISSLEGSYKTQIDSLAATLNNINGADTIRCFKFENMAEFADQIEILIAQTLPWDSENAEAIS; encoded by the coding sequence ATGACTAAGGCAAAATTTCCCGTTTACTCAATTTCAATTAGTGGTTTACTATCTTTACAGCTTCATGCTTTAAATAACGAAGGTAACGAGGGTAATCAATCCCTAACTCGACGTTATTATATTATTCAGGATGGCATGGATGAACCTGAGTATGTAAATGGTATTTCTGGGGATATGTTCAAACATATTCAATCTGAACATCTACACCGTGTTGCTTTAGAATCTGAACTGAGTTTATCTGAGGGTGGTAAACAATTTAATCCAGATAGAATTGGTTATGATCTAGAAAAAAATCTCTCAGTTTTTACAGACAAAGACACTGATTTAGCTGCCAAAACTGGCAAGGTTCTTCAACTCTGCACCATCAGCGATTTAGAAGGTTTCATGGTGACTGTTAAAGGTGGACAAACCCTAAAACGCGATTCTGTAATTGAATTTGGGGCAGTTGTTGGTTTACCGAATTTGGTCAAAACTCAAAGTTACTTCCATGCTAAATACGGTGTAGATAATCCTACTCCCTATAACGTGCAAGTCAGTTCCGGTTTATATGCCACCGTCTTAAATATTGAGGCTTTTCGGATTGGTTATAATCCCCATACTTTTAATTACAGCATTGATGTTTCTGAACGTAAAAAACGTCTTGACGCTTTGCTCAAAAGTGTGCTTTATACTTATTTACAACCTAATGGTGCAAAACGCAATACACATTTACCCCATCCTGATAACTTTGAAGGTGTAATTACTGTTAGTAGTCGTCGTTGTCCTGCACCAATGATTAGTTCTCTAGAAGGAAGTTATAAAACCCAAATTGACAGTTTAGCAGCTACGTTAAATAACATCAATGGTGCTGATACCATCCGTTGTTTTAAGTTTGAAAATATGGCTGAATTTGCTGACCAAATTGAAATTTTGATTGCTCAAACTCTACCTTGGGATAGTGAAAATGCCGAAGCAATCTCCTAA
- the cas6 gene encoding CRISPR system precrRNA processing endoribonuclease RAMP protein Cas6, with translation MTFTKDIETTFAGMTLILRQDAKLINSVTLESWLSDTQLVPIWIPLQIDNGITKIMPVLPDSKLYPQLMESICQHICRGRVSPSLEWQNKPYQPTGVEVDSNALHIILVSISANAPLPATLGRAIHAQFFQWVAHADAALAEYLHQHNILPMTVAIQYSSRQRMQLRITLLKPELLAPLLWGLSSNLGGEITLAGVPCQLGKWINIIQSRSFEKLAEIPLQNTIELQFISPTSFKQNQNIQPFPLPELVFGNLLRRWNKFAPVELQFPQVEWQGLVSAFELKTHALKMEAGAEIGTKGWVKYRFSDPEQARIATILANFAVFSGVGRKTAMGMGQTALKNQ, from the coding sequence ATGACATTTACCAAAGATATTGAAACTACGTTTGCTGGCATGACTTTAATCCTGAGACAAGATGCAAAATTAATCAATTCTGTCACTTTAGAATCTTGGTTATCAGATACTCAACTTGTCCCAATTTGGATACCTTTACAGATTGATAATGGCATTACTAAAATCATGCCTGTGCTGCCAGACTCAAAATTATATCCGCAATTAATGGAATCAATCTGTCAACATATATGTAGGGGCAGAGTCTCCCCGTCTTTAGAGTGGCAAAACAAGCCATATCAACCGACAGGTGTGGAAGTCGATTCTAACGCCCTGCATATAATTCTGGTTTCAATTTCCGCTAATGCACCATTACCAGCAACATTAGGAAGGGCTATTCATGCTCAATTTTTTCAATGGGTTGCTCATGCTGACGCTGCTTTAGCTGAATATTTACATCAACACAATATTCTGCCAATGACTGTGGCAATACAATACAGTTCACGGCAAAGAATGCAGTTGAGAATTACGCTGTTAAAACCAGAACTTTTAGCACCGCTACTTTGGGGATTAAGTAGTAATTTGGGTGGTGAAATTACTTTAGCTGGAGTCCCTTGTCAATTAGGTAAATGGATAAATATTATACAGTCTCGTAGTTTTGAAAAATTGGCAGAAATACCATTACAAAATACAATTGAATTACAGTTTATTTCTCCTACAAGTTTCAAACAGAATCAGAATATTCAACCTTTTCCACTGCCAGAGTTAGTATTTGGTAATCTTTTACGTCGTTGGAACAAATTTGCACCAGTAGAACTGCAATTTCCTCAAGTTGAATGGCAAGGTTTAGTTTCTGCTTTTGAACTGAAAACCCATGCTTTGAAGATGGAAGCTGGTGCAGAAATTGGTACTAAAGGCTGGGTTAAATATCGGTTTTCAGACCCCGAACAAGCCAGAATTGCTACTATTTTAGCTAACTTTGCTGTCTTTTCTGGAGTGGGACGAAAAACAGCTATGGGTATGGGACAAACTGCTTTAAAAAACCAATAA
- the cas4 gene encoding CRISPR-associated protein Cas4, translating into MNEDYLPLAYLNAWEYCPRRFYLEYVLGEMEDNEHIILGRHVHRNINEEGTFQDGETLIHQQQWVWSDRLHVSGIIDAVEEYDSQLVPVEYKKGKMAQHLNDHFQLCAAALCLEERTGRTITYGDIFYHANRRRQTVAFTPQLRQMTEQAIALAHVASQNKMPRPIDHTKKCESCSLQGICLPFEVKQLQSQDY; encoded by the coding sequence ATGAATGAAGATTATTTACCTCTAGCTTACTTGAATGCTTGGGAATATTGTCCACGTCGATTTTACCTGGAATATGTATTAGGTGAAATGGAAGACAATGAACATATTATTTTAGGTCGTCATGTCCACCGTAATATCAATGAAGAAGGCACTTTTCAGGATGGGGAAACACTGATTCATCAACAACAATGGGTGTGGAGCGATCGCTTGCACGTTTCCGGTATCATTGATGCTGTAGAAGAATACGATAGTCAACTTGTGCCTGTGGAATACAAGAAGGGAAAAATGGCACAGCACCTAAACGACCATTTTCAACTTTGTGCGGCGGCTTTATGTCTAGAAGAACGCACGGGACGCACTATTACCTATGGCGATATATTTTACCATGCCAACCGCAGAAGACAGACTGTAGCTTTTACACCACAACTGCGGCAAATGACAGAACAAGCGATCGCTCTAGCTCATGTTGCTAGTCAAAACAAAATGCCTAGACCTATTGATCATACCAAAAAATGTGAATCATGCAGTTTGCAAGGCATTTGCTTACCTTTTGAAGTCAAACAATTACAAAGTCAAGATTATTAA
- the cas1d gene encoding type I-D CRISPR-associated endonuclease Cas1d → MTTLYVIQPDAVLSKDYEAFQVALRQEDGSWKKRKVAAQTVNEVILMGNPQVTGDAFVYALELGMPVHYLSSFGKYLGSALPKSSRNGQLRLAQYAVYHDSVRRLELVKAIVSAKIHNQYNVLYRHNEKDNPLKERKNLVKTQQTLDQVRGVEGLAAREYFACWQRMVGKQWTFNGRNRRPSTDPVNSLLSFAYALLQGQVMAGVHIAGLDPYIGYLHEVHHGQPAMVLDLMEEFRALIADNLVLSLLHKHEIKPEDFHESLGAYRLKDNARKTFLQAFDKKMNDEFKHPVFDYRCTYRRAIELQARLLSRHLQEGIPYKPLSLR, encoded by the coding sequence ATGACTACTCTTTATGTTATTCAACCTGATGCTGTTTTAAGCAAAGACTATGAAGCTTTTCAAGTTGCTTTGAGACAAGAAGATGGTTCTTGGAAGAAACGAAAGGTTGCTGCTCAAACTGTAAACGAAGTTATTTTGATGGGTAATCCCCAAGTTACCGGCGATGCTTTTGTTTACGCATTAGAATTAGGAATGCCAGTGCATTATCTTTCTAGTTTTGGTAAATACTTGGGTTCGGCTTTACCTAAGTCTTCTCGTAACGGTCAACTGAGATTAGCACAGTATGCAGTTTATCACGATTCTGTGCGTCGTTTGGAATTAGTGAAGGCAATTGTTAGCGCCAAAATTCATAATCAATATAATGTGTTGTACCGACATAATGAAAAAGATAATCCTCTCAAAGAACGTAAAAACTTAGTAAAAACTCAACAAACTCTAGATCAGGTGCGGGGTGTTGAGGGTTTAGCTGCTAGGGAATATTTTGCTTGTTGGCAGCGTATGGTAGGTAAACAATGGACTTTTAATGGCAGAAATCGTCGTCCATCAACAGATCCTGTAAATTCTTTACTCAGTTTTGCTTATGCTTTATTGCAAGGTCAAGTTATGGCTGGTGTACATATCGCTGGTTTAGATCCCTATATCGGTTATTTGCATGAAGTTCATCATGGTCAACCGGCAATGGTGCTAGATTTAATGGAAGAATTTCGGGCTTTAATTGCTGATAATTTGGTGCTGTCGTTATTGCATAAACACGAAATTAAACCCGAAGATTTTCACGAAAGTTTGGGTGCTTATCGGTTGAAGGACAATGCGAGAAAAACTTTTTTGCAAGCTTTTGATAAAAAAATGAATGATGAATTTAAACATCCTGTGTTTGATTATCGTTGCACCTACCGACGAGCGATAGAATTACAAGCACGGTTGCTGAGTCGTCATTTACAAGAAGGTATTCCCTACAAACCTTTATCACTAAGATGA
- the cas2 gene encoding CRISPR-associated endonuclease Cas2: MTTLFYLIIYDLPDNKAANKRRTRLHKMLSGYGKWTQYSVFECFLSAVQFATLQTKIEKLIKPDEDSIRMYVLDAGSVKRTITYGSEVPRQEQAIII; the protein is encoded by the coding sequence ATGACTACACTGTTTTATCTGATTATTTACGACTTACCTGATAATAAAGCTGCAAATAAGCGGCGTACTCGCTTACATAAAATGCTGAGTGGTTATGGTAAGTGGACTCAATATAGTGTGTTTGAATGTTTCTTGAGTGCGGTACAGTTTGCTACACTACAAACAAAGATAGAAAAACTGATTAAGCCTGATGAAGATTCTATTAGGATGTATGTACTAGATGCTGGTAGTGTGAAAAGAACTATCACCTATGGTTCGGAAGTACCTAGACAAGAACAAGCAATAATTATATGA
- the cutA gene encoding divalent-cation tolerance protein CutA — protein sequence MEYIFVYVTCKDRAEALNVGKAVVEARLAACANIIDGMDSIYWWNGELQVEKEAILIMKSRRDLFEG from the coding sequence ATGGAATATATTTTTGTTTACGTCACTTGTAAAGACCGTGCTGAAGCCCTTAATGTAGGTAAAGCCGTAGTAGAAGCCCGTCTTGCTGCCTGTGCCAACATAATTGACGGTATGGACAGTATTTATTGGTGGAACGGTGAATTACAGGTGGAAAAAGAAGCTATTTTAATTATGAAATCGCGCCGTGATTTATTTGAAGGGTAG
- a CDS encoding IS1 family transposase, protein MSISRPTCPNCGSQHIVKNGKIHNQKPKYQCQNCKRQFIENPTNKVISKDTIELIDRLLLEKIPLAGIARAARVSETWLQKYVNNKYAQIPTQVNVSAKPRGKLTIECDEAWSFVGHKGNKQWIWLALDKKTREIVGVYIGDRSEDGARGLWNSLPPVYRQCAVCYTDFWAAYAQVIPSKRHQAVGKESGKTNHIERFNNTMRQRISRLVRKTLSFSKKLDNHIGAIWYFIHHYNSCCSA, encoded by the coding sequence ATGTCAATCTCCAGACCTACTTGCCCCAATTGTGGTTCTCAACACATTGTCAAAAATGGGAAGATTCATAATCAAAAACCAAAATACCAGTGTCAAAACTGCAAAAGACAGTTTATAGAAAATCCCACTAATAAAGTTATTAGCAAAGATACTATAGAACTGATTGATAGACTTTTACTTGAGAAAATACCTCTCGCAGGTATTGCTCGTGCTGCTCGTGTTTCAGAGACTTGGTTGCAAAAATATGTGAATAATAAATATGCCCAGATTCCGACTCAGGTAAATGTTTCAGCCAAACCAAGAGGTAAATTGACTATTGAGTGTGATGAGGCTTGGTCATTTGTAGGTCATAAGGGTAATAAGCAATGGATTTGGTTAGCTTTGGATAAAAAAACTAGAGAAATAGTTGGAGTTTACATAGGCGACCGCAGTGAAGATGGCGCTAGGGGATTATGGAATTCTCTACCACCAGTTTATCGTCAATGTGCTGTTTGCTATACAGATTTTTGGGCAGCTTACGCACAAGTTATTCCTAGCAAACGTCATCAGGCAGTAGGGAAAGAAAGTGGCAAGACTAACCATATTGAACGCTTTAATAATACAATGCGTCAAAGAATTTCTCGTTTGGTTAGAAAGACTTTATCCTTCTCTAAAAAGTTAGATAATCATATTGGTGCTATCTGGTATTTTATTCATCATTATAATTCTTGTTGTAGCGCCTAA
- a CDS encoding DUF5674 family protein, giving the protein MIEIIRGRATPEQIEQMLQELKFYIKVAVDLERRVLAGGGEMHFYCEQALLEDGSLQQDIWAASFRPENKQIIYESMVNLRPRQNRSMEIQDAKIRKQVALIIMEFLG; this is encoded by the coding sequence TTGATAGAGATTATTCGTGGTCGTGCCACACCAGAGCAAATTGAACAGATGTTACAAGAGTTAAAGTTTTATATAAAGGTAGCCGTAGACCTTGAACGTCGGGTTTTAGCTGGTGGTGGTGAAATGCACTTTTACTGTGAACAAGCACTATTAGAAGATGGTAGTCTACAACAGGATATCTGGGCAGCTAGTTTTAGACCAGAGAACAAACAAATAATTTATGAATCTATGGTGAATCTACGTCCTAGACAAAACCGTTCAATGGAAATTCAGGACGCTAAAATTAGAAAACAAGTTGCTTTAATTATTATGGAGTTCCTGGGATGA
- a CDS encoding helix-turn-helix domain-containing protein, which yields MIKTLIRWKLNEIMARHRVKGKDLANYLGISANAVSALRKAEIVPEIGGSRWELICLGINELSKIDETISPLDLIEYVPD from the coding sequence ATGATTAAAACTTTGATTCGCTGGAAATTGAACGAGATTATGGCTAGACACCGAGTCAAGGGTAAAGACCTGGCTAACTACTTGGGTATCAGTGCTAATGCAGTATCTGCGCTACGAAAAGCTGAGATTGTGCCAGAAATTGGAGGTAGCAGATGGGAACTCATCTGTCTGGGTATCAACGAATTATCTAAAATTGATGAAACTATCAGCCCATTGGACTTAATTGAATACGTTCCTGACTAA
- a CDS encoding IS701 family transposase codes for MYTLFLLSEPKYGGCSRLAEILGDVSHDSVNRFLLRERYEPKDLFSIIEKIINLVGGILSVDDTVIEKIYSDPKNAELISYFWSGKAHKTIIGLNLITLYYSDINGNSVPINYRIYDKKEGKTKNDYFREMVSEIISWGVKPRMVTGDSWYSGVENLKFLKNQKLGFLFGIEKNRTVSNEPQKYCQVGILDIPEEGLRTHLKEFGFIKLFRKDFKKEDSRHYILYLPDEEKIKDITRSTFVTIHDTHWGIETFHRAIKQVCGICRFMVRDTCAIKTHIFCSLQAFVKLEFMRSENIISNWYEVQRNLFTSVVREHIFANLRKDAII; via the coding sequence ATCTACACCTTATTTTTGCTGTCAGAGCCAAAGTATGGAGGGTGCAGTAGGTTAGCCGAGATATTGGGAGATGTTTCACATGATAGTGTCAATCGCTTTTTATTGAGAGAGAGATATGAACCAAAAGATTTATTCAGCATAATAGAGAAAATTATCAATCTGGTAGGGGGGATATTAAGTGTAGATGATACAGTCATAGAAAAGATTTACAGCGACCCTAAAAATGCGGAATTAATCAGTTATTTTTGGTCAGGGAAAGCCCATAAAACTATTATTGGCTTAAATTTAATCACTCTATATTACAGCGATATTAATGGTAATTCAGTGCCAATTAATTACAGAATATATGATAAAAAGGAGGGAAAAACAAAAAACGATTATTTTAGAGAAATGGTAAGTGAAATAATAAGCTGGGGAGTCAAACCCAGAATGGTAACAGGAGATAGTTGGTACTCAGGAGTAGAAAACTTAAAATTTCTAAAAAACCAGAAATTGGGTTTCCTATTCGGAATTGAAAAAAATAGAACTGTTTCAAATGAGCCGCAAAAGTATTGCCAAGTAGGCATTTTGGATATTCCTGAAGAAGGATTAAGAACTCATCTGAAAGAATTTGGATTTATAAAGTTGTTTAGGAAAGACTTTAAAAAAGAAGACTCTAGACATTATATTTTATATCTGCCAGATGAGGAAAAAATCAAAGACATAACCAGAAGTACCTTCGTCACAATTCATGATACCCATTGGGGTATTGAAACATTTCATCGAGCCATAAAACAAGTATGTGGAATTTGTCGATTCATGGTTAGAGATACCTGTGCAATCAAAACTCACATATTTTGTTCACTTCAAGCATTTGTGAAATTGGAGTTTATGCGCTCTGAAAATATAATTAGCAACTGGTATGAAGTACAGAGGAATCTGTTTACTTCTGTTGTCCGTGAGCATATTTTTGCCAACCTTCGCAAGGATGCCATTATCTAG